The proteins below come from a single Kitasatospora sp. NBC_00315 genomic window:
- a CDS encoding DUF2617 family protein: MLTTLQTSYTDTRAGDLAWCLGGEPLPALAVRDLRLGGAGRPGPAGTLQLRLLGASHQVLIAAGPGECLETVACLPGRRTPLPARVAKQVAGWEYEFAARIEAMPPHDFAARAQELLALVEGHPRGLAGVFPGDPSAFTALMTQGDADRLLWRTWHAYPQEGRLVCTRSSLVVRKG, encoded by the coding sequence ATGCTCACCACACTGCAGACCTCCTACACCGACACCCGAGCCGGTGACCTGGCCTGGTGCCTGGGTGGCGAACCGCTGCCCGCGCTCGCCGTCCGCGACCTGAGACTGGGCGGCGCGGGTCGGCCAGGTCCGGCCGGAACGCTGCAGCTACGCCTGCTCGGCGCCTCCCACCAGGTGCTGATCGCGGCAGGTCCCGGCGAGTGCCTGGAGACCGTCGCCTGCCTGCCGGGCCGGCGCACCCCGCTGCCGGCCCGGGTGGCCAAGCAGGTCGCGGGCTGGGAGTACGAGTTCGCGGCCAGGATCGAGGCGATGCCGCCGCACGACTTCGCGGCCCGGGCCCAGGAGCTGCTGGCACTGGTGGAGGGCCACCCGCGCGGCCTGGCCGGGGTCTTCCCCGGCGATCCGAGCGCCTTCACCGCCCTGATGACCCAGGGCGACGCGGACCGCCTGCTCTGGCGCACCTGGCACGCCTACCCGCAGGAGGGGCGCCTGGTCTGCACCCGCTCCTCGCTGGTGGTCCGCAAGGGATGA
- a CDS encoding DUF3152 domain-containing protein encodes MRAARPTESSARRGRRRSSRPGHRSAARRRGAALVLALAASVTVLGAAVWALDRPAGPSAPAPAAQRLSDQDAAATADQAATGQAATGRATAGHSPAPSATAPGRPATAPTATPSPGGTPTAAPTADPTHGPGTFTVAPGAAEPVGRGTIRRYRVEVEDGSGVDPAAAAAQIQAILADPRGWTSDRHNGFQLVSSGAYDFTVKIATPDTVDSICGAGGLDTHGEVNCDVGPQVVVNLKRWNTGSPQFDGPIDEYRALIVNHEVGHRIGHGHETCPGRGKPAPAMMQQIYGLKGCVANAWPYSPTGGYLGGPAVP; translated from the coding sequence GTGCGAGCAGCCCGCCCCACCGAGAGTTCCGCCCGACGAGGCCGCCGTCGCAGCTCGCGTCCAGGCCACCGGAGCGCGGCGCGACGGAGGGGAGCAGCCCTGGTCCTCGCACTGGCCGCCTCGGTCACCGTCCTCGGCGCCGCGGTGTGGGCGCTCGACCGGCCCGCGGGACCGTCCGCACCGGCACCGGCCGCCCAGCGGCTCTCCGACCAGGACGCGGCGGCCACGGCCGACCAGGCCGCCACTGGCCAGGCCGCCACGGGCCGGGCCACCGCGGGTCACTCCCCGGCACCGAGCGCCACCGCGCCCGGCCGTCCGGCCACCGCCCCGACCGCCACCCCGAGCCCCGGGGGGACGCCCACCGCCGCCCCGACCGCCGATCCGACCCACGGACCCGGCACCTTCACCGTCGCGCCCGGCGCCGCCGAACCGGTCGGCAGGGGCACCATCCGTCGCTACCGGGTCGAGGTGGAGGACGGCAGCGGGGTGGACCCGGCCGCCGCGGCCGCCCAGATCCAGGCCATCCTGGCCGACCCGCGCGGATGGACCAGCGACCGGCACAACGGCTTCCAGCTGGTCTCCTCCGGCGCCTACGACTTCACCGTGAAGATCGCCACGCCCGACACCGTCGACTCGATCTGCGGCGCCGGCGGGCTGGACACCCACGGCGAGGTCAACTGCGACGTGGGCCCCCAGGTCGTCGTCAACCTCAAGCGCTGGAACACCGGATCACCCCAGTTCGACGGTCCGATCGACGAGTACCGGGCACTGATCGTCAACCACGAGGTCGGGCACCGGATCGGCCACGGGCACGAGACCTGCCCCGGCCGGGGCAAGCCCGCGCCCGCCATGATGCAGCAGATCTACGGCCTCAAGGGCTGCGTGGCCAACGCCTGGCCCTACAGCCCCACGGGCGGGTACCTCGGCGGCCCGGCGGTGCCCTAG
- a CDS encoding Fic family protein: MDISRLAMSPVGSLIPISGFDPRNQRAYSTHGFLPAPPPEEVMLGARTYTAVTRATSMVARADQAVTQLPNPDLLARLAIRREALSTSAIEGTYAAMEDVLKADFEDASNISPEVAEVQNYVTAAETATEWIKDRPITVALLEHLQGILVRGTSSDTVQSGRVRDTDVFIGLKSADVEKARFVPCPHGHYLRDGLLEWEGWINKASEDMPLLVRMAIGHYQFETLHPFNDGNGRLGRLVAMLQLMSAKELALHVIALSPWLEARRREYQDHLFEVSATGDFEPWVRFFCDAVTAQAQEAVERIGTLVSLKKKMLDTLHRAGSKGVTQRIVDDLIGFPMLTITWAAERHGVSYPAASNAVNKLVSLGLLRQFSEGKYGRIFVNDDTMRVLVG; encoded by the coding sequence ATGGACATCTCTCGCCTCGCGATGTCACCCGTCGGCTCGCTCATCCCGATCAGCGGATTCGACCCGCGCAACCAGCGTGCGTACAGCACCCACGGCTTCCTGCCCGCACCGCCACCGGAAGAGGTCATGCTGGGCGCACGGACCTACACGGCCGTCACGCGGGCCACGAGCATGGTCGCCCGCGCCGACCAGGCAGTCACCCAGCTCCCGAATCCGGATCTGCTGGCCCGGCTTGCGATCCGGCGGGAAGCTCTCAGCACCTCGGCGATCGAAGGTACCTACGCAGCGATGGAGGACGTCCTCAAGGCCGACTTCGAGGACGCCTCCAACATCAGCCCCGAGGTGGCCGAGGTCCAGAACTACGTCACCGCCGCAGAGACGGCGACCGAGTGGATCAAGGACCGACCGATCACGGTCGCCCTACTGGAGCACCTGCAGGGCATCCTCGTACGCGGAACCTCCAGCGACACCGTTCAATCGGGCCGTGTTCGCGATACGGATGTCTTCATCGGCCTCAAGAGTGCCGATGTCGAGAAGGCCCGTTTCGTTCCCTGCCCACACGGCCACTACCTACGAGACGGCCTGCTCGAATGGGAGGGCTGGATCAACAAGGCCAGCGAGGACATGCCCCTGCTGGTGCGTATGGCGATCGGCCACTACCAGTTCGAGACCCTGCACCCGTTCAACGACGGGAACGGCCGCCTGGGCCGGCTGGTGGCGATGCTCCAGCTGATGTCCGCCAAAGAGCTGGCACTGCACGTCATCGCTCTGTCCCCGTGGCTTGAGGCACGACGCCGCGAATACCAGGACCATCTGTTCGAGGTGAGTGCCACTGGCGACTTCGAGCCATGGGTCCGGTTCTTCTGCGATGCGGTGACCGCACAGGCCCAGGAGGCCGTCGAGCGTATCGGGACGCTCGTCAGCCTGAAGAAGAAGATGCTCGACACACTGCACCGTGCAGGCTCCAAGGGCGTCACACAACGAATCGTCGATGACCTGATCGGCTTCCCCATGCTCACGATCACCTGGGCGGCCGAGCGCCACGGCGTCAGCTACCCGGCTGCGAGCAATGCGGTGAACAAGCTCGTCAGCCTCGGCCTGCTGCGCCAGTTCTCGGAGGGGAAGTACGGCCGGATCTTCGTCAATGACGACACGATGCGCGTGCTGGTCGGCTGA
- a CDS encoding DUF3151 domain-containing protein, protein MSAHENPLGGQNLLGGPPPTHLPVEPAPLELLAGGASPAEVAAKYPTSSLAWAQLADDAFVAGRVVESYAYARTGYHRGLDSLRRAGWKGHGPVPWDHEPNRGFLRALHALGRAAAAIDEKQEAERCAQFLRDSSPTAADTLG, encoded by the coding sequence ATGAGCGCACACGAGAACCCTCTCGGAGGCCAGAACCTCCTCGGGGGTCCGCCCCCGACCCACCTGCCCGTCGAGCCCGCCCCGCTGGAACTGCTGGCCGGCGGCGCCTCCCCCGCCGAGGTCGCGGCGAAGTACCCGACCTCCTCGCTGGCCTGGGCCCAGCTCGCCGACGACGCCTTCGTCGCCGGCCGGGTCGTCGAGTCGTACGCCTACGCCCGCACCGGTTACCACCGCGGCCTGGACTCGCTGCGACGGGCCGGCTGGAAGGGCCACGGGCCGGTGCCGTGGGACCACGAGCCGAACCGCGGCTTCCTGCGCGCCCTGCACGCGCTCGGCCGGGCGGCCGCCGCGATCGACGAGAAGCAGGAGGCGGAACGCTGCGCGCAGTTCCTGCGCGACAGCTCGCCGACCGCCGCCGACACCCTGGGCTGA
- a CDS encoding pyridoxal phosphate-dependent aminotransferase — MDARPLLNRRLAGLGTTIFAEMSALATATGSINLGQGFPDTDGPREIARAAADAVLTGKGNQYPPGPGVPELRTAIAEHQQRFHGLSYDPDTEVLVTAGATEAIAAALLALLEPGDEVIALEPFYDSYAACIAMAGAVRVPLTLRAPSFRPDLDELRTLITPRTRLLLINTPHNPTGIVLTADELAAVAALAVEHDLLVVTDEVYEHLVFSGGHHPIAALPGMRERTVSISSAGKTFSFTGWKVGWVTASAPLVAAVRTAKQYLTYVSAGPFQYAVAEALRLPDEYFAGLRSDLLRKRDLLAEGLGAAGFGVFRPEGTYFITADITPLGEKDGLEFCRSLPERCGVVAIPNVVFYDDADAGRPFVRFTFCKQDSVLQEAVTRLRRLGT; from the coding sequence ATGGACGCGCGGCCGCTGCTCAACCGCAGGCTGGCGGGCCTGGGCACGACGATCTTCGCGGAGATGTCGGCGCTGGCCACCGCCACCGGCTCGATCAACCTCGGGCAGGGCTTCCCGGACACCGACGGGCCCCGCGAGATCGCCCGGGCCGCCGCGGACGCCGTGCTGACCGGGAAGGGCAACCAGTACCCGCCCGGCCCCGGCGTCCCCGAGCTCCGCACCGCGATCGCCGAGCACCAGCAGCGGTTCCACGGCCTCTCCTACGACCCCGACACCGAGGTCCTGGTCACCGCCGGCGCCACCGAGGCCATCGCCGCCGCCCTGCTCGCCCTGCTGGAGCCCGGCGACGAGGTCATCGCCCTCGAGCCGTTCTACGACTCGTACGCCGCCTGCATCGCCATGGCGGGCGCGGTGAGGGTGCCGCTCACCCTGCGGGCGCCGTCCTTCCGCCCGGACCTCGACGAACTCCGGACCCTGATCACCCCGCGCACCCGGCTGCTGCTGATCAACACCCCGCACAACCCCACCGGCATCGTCCTCACCGCCGACGAACTCGCCGCCGTCGCCGCGCTCGCGGTGGAGCACGACCTGCTGGTCGTCACCGACGAGGTCTACGAGCACCTGGTCTTCAGCGGCGGCCACCACCCGATCGCCGCCCTGCCCGGCATGCGCGAGCGGACCGTCTCGATCTCCTCGGCCGGCAAGACCTTCTCCTTCACCGGCTGGAAGGTCGGCTGGGTGACGGCCTCGGCGCCGCTGGTCGCCGCCGTCCGCACCGCCAAGCAGTACCTCACGTACGTCAGCGCCGGCCCCTTCCAGTACGCGGTGGCCGAGGCCCTGCGCCTGCCGGACGAGTACTTCGCCGGCCTGCGCAGCGACCTGCTCCGCAAGCGCGACCTGCTCGCCGAGGGACTGGGCGCGGCCGGCTTCGGGGTCTTCCGCCCCGAGGGCACCTACTTCATCACCGCCGACATCACCCCTCTGGGCGAGAAGGACGGCCTGGAGTTCTGCCGGTCCCTGCCCGAACGCTGCGGCGTCGTCGCCATCCCCAACGTCGTCTTCTACGACGACGCCGACGCCGGCCGGCCCTTCGTCCGCTTCACCTTCTGCAAGCAGGACTCCGTCCTGCAGGAAGCCGTCACCCGCCTCCGGCGGCTGGGAACCTGA
- the fbaA gene encoding class II fructose-bisphosphate aldolase yields MPIATPEVYNEMLDRAKAGKFAYPAINVTSTQTLHAALRGFAEAESDGIIQISTGGAEFLGGQHNKDMVTGAVALAEFAHIVAAKYDITVALHTDHCPKDKLDGYVRPLLAISAERVAKGLNPLFQSHMWDGSAETLADNLAIAQELLAQAAAAKIILEVEITPTGGEEDGVTHEINDELYTTVNDAVRTAEALGLGEKGRYLLAASFGNVHGVYKPGNVVLKPELLAELQAAIGGQYGKQDPFDFVFHGGSGSTPEEIATALENGVVKMNLDTDTQYAFTRPIADHMFRNYDGVLKVDGEVGKKNTYDPRTWGKLGEAGMAARVAEAAQSLRSAGTRLK; encoded by the coding sequence ATGCCCATCGCAACTCCCGAGGTCTACAACGAGATGCTGGACCGGGCCAAGGCGGGCAAGTTCGCCTACCCGGCCATCAACGTCACCTCGACGCAGACCCTTCACGCGGCCCTGCGCGGCTTCGCCGAGGCGGAGAGCGACGGCATCATCCAGATCTCCACCGGTGGTGCGGAGTTCCTGGGTGGCCAGCACAACAAGGACATGGTGACGGGCGCCGTGGCGCTCGCCGAGTTCGCCCACATCGTGGCGGCGAAGTACGACATCACCGTCGCGCTGCACACCGACCACTGCCCCAAGGACAAGCTGGACGGCTACGTCCGCCCGCTGCTCGCGATCTCCGCCGAGCGCGTCGCCAAGGGTCTGAACCCGCTGTTCCAGTCGCACATGTGGGACGGCTCCGCCGAGACCCTGGCCGACAACCTCGCCATCGCGCAGGAGCTGCTGGCCCAGGCCGCCGCCGCCAAGATCATCCTTGAGGTCGAGATCACCCCGACCGGCGGCGAGGAGGACGGTGTCACGCACGAGATCAACGACGAGCTGTACACCACCGTCAACGACGCCGTCCGCACCGCCGAGGCGCTCGGCCTGGGCGAGAAGGGCCGCTACCTGCTGGCCGCCTCCTTCGGCAACGTGCACGGCGTGTACAAGCCGGGCAACGTCGTCCTGAAGCCGGAGCTGCTCGCCGAGCTCCAGGCCGCCATCGGCGGTCAGTACGGCAAGCAGGACCCGTTCGACTTCGTCTTCCACGGCGGCTCGGGCTCCACCCCCGAGGAGATCGCCACCGCGCTGGAGAACGGCGTCGTGAAGATGAACCTCGACACCGACACCCAGTACGCCTTCACCCGCCCGATCGCGGACCACATGTTCCGCAACTACGACGGTGTGCTGAAGGTCGACGGCGAGGTCGGCAAGAAGAACACCTACGACCCGCGCACCTGGGGCAAGCTCGGTGAGGCCGGCATGGCCGCCCGCGTCGCCGAGGCCGCCCAGAGCCTGCGCTCGGCCGGCACCCGCCTGAAGTAG
- a CDS encoding SRPBCC domain-containing protein — protein sequence MEHEVVVPMPAATVRQALQDPALLARCVPGLSTEPAAAGSGQAEEISGRLRLRIGTSTITYRGVLSLIEGREGVLTAFAEGQEARGSGEATATVRIAVTEGSTTPGEEHATVRFTADLTATGRLTEFDAEVLAAAGRRLLDRFAAALASEGADPGEEDEDGPDEEGADGPEATVLFLEDRAPTGEEAGPLGEGFEEAFGDDSLDDDLSDLIAFSDADAERFGLPTGNGSEEETGVPAGASGELPHDYDDEPVLSGPVRRSIVGRSAEEVDHAPPRGRYAPALPARSARARAASRWGGESGVSPLGAVAGGRPTVPWVIGGGVALLGGAVVLVRVLRRR from the coding sequence ATGGAGCATGAGGTTGTCGTCCCGATGCCGGCCGCGACGGTCCGGCAGGCCCTGCAGGATCCGGCGCTGCTGGCGCGCTGCGTCCCCGGCCTGAGCACCGAGCCGGCCGCGGCCGGCAGCGGGCAGGCCGAGGAGATCAGCGGGCGTCTCAGGCTGCGGATCGGCACCTCGACGATCACGTACCGGGGGGTGCTCTCACTGATCGAGGGCCGCGAGGGCGTGCTCACCGCGTTCGCCGAGGGCCAGGAGGCCCGGGGCAGCGGCGAGGCGACCGCCACCGTCCGGATCGCCGTCACCGAGGGCTCCACCACGCCCGGCGAGGAGCACGCGACCGTGCGCTTCACCGCCGACCTCACCGCGACCGGGCGGCTGACCGAGTTCGACGCCGAGGTGCTGGCCGCCGCCGGACGCCGCCTGCTGGACCGCTTCGCCGCGGCGCTGGCCTCCGAGGGCGCCGATCCGGGCGAGGAGGACGAGGACGGCCCGGACGAGGAGGGCGCCGACGGGCCGGAGGCCACGGTGCTGTTCCTGGAGGACCGCGCGCCGACCGGTGAGGAGGCCGGCCCGCTCGGTGAGGGCTTCGAGGAGGCCTTCGGCGACGACTCCCTGGACGACGACCTCTCCGATCTGATCGCCTTCTCCGACGCCGACGCCGAACGCTTCGGCCTCCCCACCGGAAACGGCTCCGAGGAGGAGACCGGCGTGCCGGCGGGCGCCTCGGGCGAACTCCCCCACGACTACGACGACGAACCCGTGCTCTCCGGCCCGGTGCGGCGCAGCATCGTCGGCCGCTCGGCCGAGGAGGTCGACCACGCACCGCCGCGCGGCCGGTACGCCCCGGCGCTGCCCGCCCGCAGCGCCCGGGCGCGGGCCGCGTCCCGCTGGGGCGGGGAGAGCGGCGTGTCGCCGCTCGGCGCGGTCGCGGGCGGCCGGCCGACGGTGCCCTGGGTGATCGGCGGCGGCGTGGCGCTGCTGGGCGGCGCGGTGGTGCTGGTCCGCGTCCTGCGCCGGCGCTGA
- a CDS encoding DedA family protein has translation MDYNQLAVNLLDAKSLISSLGAIGLMAIIFAETGLLVGFFFPGDSLLILAGVAASGAASSVLGEGARLPIVALLIGTPIAAVAGAQLGHLIGAKVGPRLFDKPESKIFRREYVVKAEEYFAKFGPGKAVVLARFMPIVRTFLNPVAGTLEMPARTFFVWNLVGGVLWTESMLLIGYFFGDALAPVIDKYLIPAMLLIILISVSPILVEVLRERKKKRAGGGAVTAPQDAEAAQAGGRHRRG, from the coding sequence GTGGACTACAACCAGCTCGCCGTCAACCTGCTCGACGCCAAATCGCTGATCTCCTCACTCGGCGCCATCGGGCTGATGGCGATCATCTTCGCGGAGACCGGCCTGCTGGTCGGCTTCTTCTTCCCGGGTGACTCCCTGTTGATCCTCGCCGGGGTGGCCGCCTCCGGCGCGGCCTCCTCGGTGCTCGGGGAGGGGGCCCGGCTGCCGATCGTCGCGCTGCTGATCGGCACCCCGATCGCGGCGGTCGCCGGTGCGCAGCTCGGGCACCTGATCGGCGCCAAGGTGGGGCCCCGGCTCTTCGACAAGCCGGAGTCGAAGATCTTCCGCCGGGAGTACGTGGTCAAGGCCGAGGAGTACTTCGCGAAGTTCGGTCCGGGCAAGGCCGTCGTGCTGGCCCGCTTCATGCCGATCGTCCGGACCTTCCTCAACCCGGTCGCGGGCACCCTGGAGATGCCGGCCCGGACGTTCTTCGTCTGGAACCTCGTCGGCGGCGTGCTGTGGACCGAGTCGATGCTGCTCATCGGCTACTTCTTCGGTGACGCGCTGGCGCCGGTCATCGACAAGTACCTGATCCCGGCGATGCTGCTGATCATCCTGATCTCGGTCTCGCCGATCCTCGTCGAGGTGCTGCGCGAGCGGAAGAAGAAGCGGGCCGGTGGAGGCGCCGTCACCGCCCCGCAGGACGCCGAGGCGGCCCAGGCGGGCGGCCGGCACCGCCGGGGCTGA
- a CDS encoding sterol carrier family protein, translating to MPPKPRSYDPVKVRAALAAEVEALRAAVHALCERPDAERLLARPTALGDWRIRELVAHLARQIGWVPWHIDDPLTGAAPLGLTQWVAGVGTLAADLDAGTRAYAADAFDGPPVEVAAEFDRAAQALFALLSGPEVTDPARRFEIGLGSMLLSDMLVTRLVETVVHADDLVAAVRSDGSVADPVADGFRHDRQALAAVVRLLADSLAAQAPGGAVELRVPPYAVVQAVEGPRHTRGTPPNVVETDPLTWIRLATGRLAWAAAVDGAEVSASGERSDLSAHLPVLR from the coding sequence ATGCCGCCCAAGCCCCGCAGTTACGACCCCGTCAAGGTGCGCGCCGCGCTGGCCGCCGAGGTGGAGGCGCTCCGCGCCGCCGTCCACGCACTGTGCGAGCGCCCGGACGCCGAGAGACTTCTCGCTCGGCCGACCGCGCTCGGCGACTGGCGGATCCGGGAGTTGGTCGCGCACCTGGCCCGGCAGATCGGCTGGGTGCCCTGGCACATCGACGATCCGCTGACGGGTGCGGCCCCGCTCGGCCTGACGCAGTGGGTGGCGGGCGTGGGCACCCTGGCGGCGGATCTGGACGCCGGCACCCGCGCGTACGCGGCGGACGCCTTCGACGGCCCGCCCGTCGAGGTCGCGGCGGAGTTCGACCGCGCGGCGCAGGCGCTGTTCGCCCTGCTGAGCGGGCCGGAGGTGACCGATCCGGCCCGGCGGTTCGAGATCGGACTCGGCTCGATGCTGCTCTCCGACATGCTGGTCACCCGGCTGGTGGAGACGGTCGTGCACGCGGACGACCTGGTGGCGGCGGTGCGGTCCGACGGCTCGGTGGCGGACCCGGTGGCGGACGGCTTCCGCCACGACCGGCAGGCCCTGGCGGCGGTGGTGCGACTGCTGGCCGACTCGCTGGCGGCCCAGGCGCCGGGCGGGGCCGTGGAGTTGAGGGTGCCGCCGTACGCGGTCGTGCAGGCCGTGGAGGGGCCTCGTCACACCCGGGGCACCCCGCCGAACGTCGTCGAGACCGACCCGCTGACCTGGATCCGGCTCGCCACCGGCCGGCTCGCCTGGGCGGCCGCCGTGGACGGCGCCGAGGTGAGCGCCAGTGGGGAGCGCAGCGACCTGAGCGCCCACCTGCCGGTCCTGCGCTGA
- a CDS encoding polyamine aminopropyltransferase — MINHPAGPPAQPVLDRDPYAAADAVGRAPRPGRRLTALAARGRPRPRSRPRARPGVARPAVLLAAFVCAACGLVYELELVALGNYLIGDSVTQTSVVLSVMVFAMGIGSLLAKHFTRRPATAFALVECALALVGGLSVLTLYACWAWLGGYRAAIIALTGVIGVLIGAEIPLLMTLIQRIRREAAGRAVADLFAADYVGALVGGLAFPFLILPVFGQATGALVTGAVNAVAGAAVVLWLFRDEPAPRVRTLLWTGCGLVLLTLAGAAAFSGAIERAARHALYGAQIRFAAQSRYQEIVLTGPDGRTAGAQGAGAQPLRLFLDGRASVCGADEYRGNEALVHPAMAAGPDARVLLLGGGDGLALREVLRHTGVRSVRLVELDPALTGLARTDPALSALAGHSLDDPRVTVTQADPLEWLRGQAKGPAGGGPYDVVLSGLPAPPNGRTAKFRSEEFFGLAARTLAPDGRLAVRTGAGESGLWPVEAGIRAAALQTLPYAIPAGPATACGPAGPQTFVLAAAGRPRLGLADDAPLPRSLTAAGLLGSADRLAADRPARLPDALTLLGPR; from the coding sequence GTGATCAACCATCCGGCGGGTCCGCCCGCTCAGCCGGTTCTCGACCGCGACCCCTACGCCGCCGCGGATGCCGTCGGGCGAGCCCCGCGGCCCGGGCGGCGCCTGACCGCGCTGGCCGCCCGCGGGCGGCCACGGCCACGCTCGCGGCCACGGGCCCGACCCGGGGTCGCCCGGCCGGCCGTCCTGCTGGCCGCGTTCGTCTGTGCGGCCTGCGGACTGGTCTACGAGCTGGAGCTCGTCGCGCTCGGCAACTACCTGATCGGCGACTCGGTCACCCAGACCTCGGTCGTGCTCTCGGTCATGGTGTTCGCGATGGGCATCGGGTCGCTGCTCGCCAAGCACTTCACCCGCCGCCCGGCGACCGCCTTCGCCCTGGTCGAGTGCGCACTCGCACTGGTCGGCGGCCTGTCGGTGCTGACCCTCTACGCCTGCTGGGCCTGGCTCGGCGGCTACCGGGCCGCGATCATCGCGCTGACCGGGGTGATCGGCGTGCTGATCGGCGCCGAGATCCCGCTGCTGATGACGCTGATCCAGCGGATCCGCCGGGAGGCCGCCGGCCGCGCCGTCGCGGATCTCTTCGCCGCCGACTACGTGGGCGCGCTGGTCGGCGGGCTCGCCTTCCCGTTCCTCATCCTGCCCGTCTTCGGCCAGGCCACCGGCGCGCTGGTGACCGGCGCGGTGAACGCCGTCGCGGGCGCGGCCGTGGTGCTCTGGCTGTTCCGCGACGAGCCGGCGCCGCGCGTGCGCACCCTGCTGTGGACCGGCTGCGGCCTGGTGCTGCTCACCCTGGCCGGCGCCGCCGCGTTCTCCGGGGCGATCGAACGGGCCGCCCGGCACGCGCTGTACGGCGCACAGATCCGCTTCGCCGCGCAGAGCCGCTACCAGGAGATCGTGCTGACCGGCCCGGACGGGCGGACGGCCGGAGCGCAGGGCGCGGGGGCGCAGCCGCTGCGGCTCTTCCTGGACGGCCGTGCGAGCGTCTGCGGCGCGGACGAGTACCGGGGCAACGAGGCGCTGGTCCACCCCGCCATGGCGGCCGGCCCCGACGCCCGGGTGCTGCTGCTGGGCGGCGGCGACGGGCTGGCGCTGCGCGAGGTGCTGCGGCACACCGGGGTGCGCAGCGTGCGGCTGGTCGAGCTGGACCCGGCCCTGACCGGCCTCGCCCGCACCGATCCCGCGCTCTCCGCCCTGGCCGGTCACTCGCTCGACGACCCCAGGGTCACCGTCACCCAGGCCGATCCCCTGGAGTGGCTGCGGGGCCAGGCGAAGGGCCCGGCGGGCGGCGGGCCGTACGACGTCGTCCTGTCCGGGCTGCCCGCGCCGCCGAACGGGCGGACCGCCAAGTTCAGGTCCGAGGAGTTCTTCGGCCTGGCCGCCCGGACGCTCGCCCCGGACGGGCGGCTGGCGGTCCGTACCGGCGCCGGGGAGAGCGGACTGTGGCCGGTGGAGGCGGGCATCCGCGCGGCGGCCCTGCAGACCCTCCCGTACGCCATCCCGGCGGGGCCCGCCACGGCCTGCGGCCCGGCCGGCCCGCAGACCTTCGTGCTGGCTGCCGCCGGGCGCCCCCGGCTCGGCCTCGCCGACGACGCCCCGCTCCCCCGCTCACTGACCGCGGCCGGCCTGCTGGGCTCCGCCGACCGGCTGGCGGCCGACCGGCCCGCCCGGCTGCCGGACGCGCTGACCCTGCTCGGCCCCCGCTGA
- the pyrE gene encoding orotate phosphoribosyltransferase, giving the protein MSTDLSNDRDALLAQIKDKAVVHGKVTLSSGLEADYYVDLRRITLDGQAAPLVGTVMLDLTADLEYDAVGGLTLGADPVAASMLHAAAARGRELDAFVVRKAGKAHGLQRRIEGPDVKGRRVLAVEDTSTTGGSVLTAVEALREAGAEVVGVAVIVERGGEQAVRATGLPYYTAYTLDDLDLG; this is encoded by the coding sequence ATGAGCACCGACCTGAGCAACGACCGCGACGCCCTGCTGGCACAGATCAAGGACAAGGCCGTCGTGCACGGCAAGGTCACCCTCTCCTCCGGGCTGGAGGCGGACTACTACGTGGACCTGCGCCGCATCACGCTGGACGGCCAGGCCGCCCCGCTGGTCGGCACGGTCATGCTGGACCTCACCGCCGACCTGGAGTACGACGCGGTGGGCGGCCTGACCCTGGGCGCCGACCCGGTGGCCGCCTCGATGCTGCACGCCGCCGCCGCGCGCGGCCGTGAGCTGGACGCCTTCGTGGTCCGCAAGGCGGGCAAGGCGCACGGCCTCCAGCGCCGGATCGAGGGCCCGGACGTGAAGGGCCGCCGGGTGCTGGCCGTCGAGGACACCTCCACCACCGGCGGCTCGGTGCTGACGGCCGTCGAGGCGCTCCGGGAGGCCGGTGCCGAGGTGGTCGGCGTCGCGGTGATCGTGGAGCGCGGCGGCGAGCAGGCGGTCCGGGCGACCGGCCTGCCGTACTACACCGCGTACACGCTGGACGATCTCGACCTCGGCTGA